Proteins encoded within one genomic window of Flavobacterium sp. NG2:
- a CDS encoding CoA transferase subunit B: MLDKIGIAKRIAQELQDGYYVNLGIGIPTLVANYIPKGINIEIQSENGVLGMGPFPFEGEEDADIINAGKQTITTLAGASFFDSAMSFGMIRGKHVDLTVLGAMEVAENGDIANWKIPGKMVKGMGGAMDLVSSAENIIVAMMHVNKAGQSKILKKCSLPLTGVGCVKKIVTELAVLEVTPKGFKLLERAPGVSIEHIIASTEAELIVEGEIPEMVID; this comes from the coding sequence ATGTTAGACAAAATCGGAATCGCAAAACGCATCGCGCAGGAACTACAAGACGGCTATTATGTCAACCTGGGCATCGGAATCCCAACGCTTGTGGCTAATTATATCCCAAAAGGAATTAACATTGAAATACAAAGCGAAAACGGGGTTCTAGGCATGGGGCCTTTTCCTTTTGAAGGAGAAGAAGATGCTGATATCATCAATGCAGGGAAGCAAACCATTACCACATTGGCGGGAGCCAGTTTTTTTGACTCGGCTATGAGTTTTGGAATGATACGAGGGAAACACGTCGATTTAACCGTTTTAGGTGCTATGGAAGTGGCGGAAAATGGCGATATAGCCAACTGGAAAATCCCCGGCAAAATGGTTAAAGGAATGGGTGGTGCGATGGATTTGGTCTCTTCTGCCGAAAACATCATTGTAGCTATGATGCATGTCAACAAAGCAGGCCAATCTAAAATCCTCAAAAAATGCAGCTTGCCCCTAACAGGTGTAGGATGCGTTAAAAAAATAGTTACGGAACTGGCCGTTCTCGAAGTAACTCCAAAAGGCTTTAAACTCTTAGAACGTGCGCCAGGGGTTTCTATTGAACATATTATTGCCTCAACTGAAGCGGAATTGATTGTAGAAGGGGAAATTCCGGAGATGGTGATTGATTAA
- a CDS encoding CoA transferase subunit A: MINKKVNTVQEALQGVQNGMTILFGGFGLCGIPENAIAELVNKEINQLTCVSNNAGVDDFGLGLLLQKKQIKKMISSYVGENAEFERQMLSGELDVELIPQGTLAERCRAAQAGIPAFYTPAGYGTEVASGKETREFNGKMYVLEHAFQADFAIVKAWKGDTAGNLIFKGTARNFNPVMCGAAKITIAEVEELVEAGTLDPNQIHIPGIFVKRIFQGEKYEKRIEQLTVRMRE; the protein is encoded by the coding sequence ATGATTAACAAAAAGGTAAATACGGTTCAAGAGGCGCTGCAGGGAGTTCAAAACGGTATGACAATTCTCTTTGGAGGATTTGGATTATGTGGTATCCCTGAAAATGCTATTGCCGAATTAGTAAATAAAGAAATTAATCAACTTACCTGCGTTTCTAACAACGCAGGAGTTGATGATTTTGGTTTGGGTTTGCTTTTGCAAAAAAAACAAATCAAAAAAATGATCTCCTCCTATGTGGGAGAGAATGCCGAATTTGAGCGCCAAATGCTCTCAGGCGAACTCGATGTGGAATTGATTCCGCAGGGTACGCTAGCAGAACGTTGTCGTGCCGCCCAGGCAGGAATCCCCGCTTTTTATACACCCGCTGGTTACGGTACTGAGGTAGCAAGCGGCAAAGAAACACGAGAATTTAACGGAAAAATGTATGTCTTGGAGCACGCCTTTCAAGCTGATTTTGCTATTGTAAAAGCTTGGAAAGGAGACACTGCAGGAAATCTTATTTTCAAAGGTACGGCTCGGAATTTTAATCCCGTTATGTGTGGTGCTGCCAAAATCACTATCGCCGAAGTTGAAGAACTTGTCGAAGCAGGAACATTAGATCCTAATCAAATTCATATTCCAGGCATCTTTGTAAAACGCATTTTTCAAGGAGAAAAATACGAGAAGCGGATTGAACAACTTACAGTGAGGATGAGAGAATAG
- a CDS encoding penicillin-binding protein 1A, giving the protein MATKKNNQINSIEKDFKYYTKTFWRFFFYGLGGIAVFFLFASWGIFGSMPSFEDLENPDSNLATEIISSDGVIIGKYFQKNRSQLKYSDLPKNLVDALVATEDERFYEHSGIDGRGTLRAIASLGTSGGASTLTQQLAKQLFHGEGSKFLPFRIVQKAKEWIIAIRLERQYTKNEILAMYCNVYDFGNYSVGVSSAAQTYFSKSPKELTIDESAILVGMFKNSGLYNPVRNPQGVKNRRNVVLAQMAKSKMITNEQKVKLQALPIALKFKLESHREGTATYFREYLRDYMKKWAVDNKKPDGSDYDIYKDGLKIYTTIDSRMQLHAEEAVEKHMANLQEEFFLQAKTNKNAPFVNISDAETQRILKQAMKSSSRWAVLKSNDKSDEEIEESFYKEAKMTVFTWKGERDTIMKPIDSIRYYKHFLQSGLMAMEPQTGNIKAWVGGINYKYFQYDHVAQGARQVGSTFKPFVYATAIEHLNMSPCDSIIDAPFTMPAGRHHATEAWSPKNSDNKYRGMVTLKKALANSINTVSAKLMDKVGPEAVVDLTHKLGVKSQIPIQASIALGAVEITVEDMVAAYGTFANQGVYNKPQFLNRIEDKSGVVIYEPIPESHDVLNKDIAFAVIKLLEGVTEGGSGSRLRTEYGGSGDNRWTGYPYKFTNPIAGKTGTTQNQSDGWFMGMVPNLVTGVWVGCEDRSARFKSITYGQGATAALPIWGYFMKLCYADPELKVSKENFDRPANLSIKVDCYVPRVVKDSTATKQDTEEFSF; this is encoded by the coding sequence ATGGCTACTAAAAAAAATAATCAAATTAATTCCATCGAAAAGGATTTTAAATATTATACTAAAACCTTTTGGAGATTTTTCTTTTATGGATTAGGCGGTATTGCAGTCTTTTTTCTGTTTGCTTCATGGGGAATTTTTGGTTCAATGCCTTCTTTTGAGGACTTAGAGAATCCAGATTCCAATTTAGCGACTGAAATTATTTCTTCAGATGGCGTTATAATTGGTAAATATTTTCAAAAAAACAGATCGCAATTAAAATATTCTGATCTACCTAAAAACCTTGTAGACGCTCTTGTCGCTACAGAGGATGAGCGTTTTTACGAACACTCTGGTATTGATGGAAGAGGAACGCTAAGAGCAATTGCTAGCTTAGGAACTAGCGGTGGTGCCAGTACCTTGACTCAGCAATTAGCCAAACAATTATTTCATGGTGAAGGTTCTAAGTTTTTGCCTTTTAGAATTGTACAAAAAGCCAAAGAATGGATTATCGCCATCCGATTGGAAAGACAGTATACTAAGAACGAAATCTTAGCTATGTATTGTAATGTCTATGATTTTGGAAATTATTCAGTAGGTGTAAGTTCAGCTGCTCAAACGTATTTTTCGAAAAGCCCGAAAGAATTAACAATTGATGAGTCAGCTATTTTGGTTGGAATGTTCAAGAATTCAGGTTTGTACAATCCTGTTCGTAATCCTCAAGGTGTGAAAAACCGTCGTAATGTGGTTTTGGCACAAATGGCAAAATCCAAAATGATTACCAATGAACAAAAAGTGAAACTACAAGCTTTACCGATTGCATTAAAATTCAAATTAGAAAGTCATCGCGAAGGAACTGCGACTTACTTCAGAGAATATCTTCGTGATTATATGAAGAAATGGGCAGTTGATAACAAGAAGCCAGATGGTTCAGATTACGACATTTATAAAGATGGATTAAAAATTTATACCACTATTGATTCTCGTATGCAATTGCATGCTGAAGAAGCGGTGGAGAAGCATATGGCAAACTTGCAAGAAGAGTTTTTTCTTCAAGCAAAAACGAATAAGAATGCACCATTTGTCAATATTTCTGATGCTGAAACCCAACGAATTTTAAAACAAGCTATGAAATCTTCAAGCCGTTGGGCAGTTTTAAAGTCAAATGATAAAAGTGATGAAGAAATTGAAGAATCTTTTTATAAAGAAGCAAAAATGACGGTTTTCACTTGGAAGGGTGAAAGAGACACCATCATGAAACCTATCGATTCTATCCGTTATTACAAACACTTTTTACAATCGGGATTGATGGCTATGGAGCCTCAAACGGGTAATATCAAGGCTTGGGTAGGTGGAATTAATTATAAATATTTCCAGTATGATCACGTTGCGCAAGGTGCAAGACAGGTGGGTTCAACATTCAAACCATTTGTATACGCAACTGCTATTGAGCATTTGAATATGTCTCCTTGTGATTCTATTATTGATGCTCCTTTTACAATGCCGGCAGGACGTCATCATGCTACAGAAGCATGGTCACCAAAAAACTCGGATAATAAATACCGCGGAATGGTTACTTTAAAGAAGGCTTTGGCGAATTCAATTAATACGGTATCTGCCAAACTGATGGATAAAGTGGGCCCTGAAGCTGTTGTTGATTTGACTCATAAATTAGGGGTAAAATCACAAATTCCTATTCAAGCTTCGATTGCTTTAGGAGCTGTAGAAATCACCGTTGAAGACATGGTGGCGGCTTATGGAACTTTTGCGAATCAAGGAGTGTATAATAAACCTCAATTTTTAAATCGTATCGAAGATAAAAGTGGTGTGGTAATTTACGAACCTATCCCTGAATCTCATGACGTATTAAATAAAGATATTGCCTTTGCGGTAATTAAATTGTTGGAAGGCGTTACCGAAGGTGGTTCTGGATCTCGATTACGTACGGAGTACGGAGGAAGTGGTGACAACCGATGGACAGGTTACCCTTATAAGTTTACCAACCCTATTGCAGGTAAAACAGGAACCACACAAAACCAATCTGATGGATGGTTTATGGGAATGGTTCCTAATCTAGTGACAGGTGTTTGGGTAGGTTGCGAGGATCGTTCGGCACGTTTCAAAAGTATTACGTATGGTCAAGGAGCTACTGCTGCCTTGCCTATCTGGGGTTATTTCATGAAATTGTGTTATGCAGATCCTGAACTAAAGGTGTCTAAAGAAAACTTTGATAGGCCGGCAAATTTATCTATTAAAGTAGATTGTTATGTGCCAAGAGTAGTAAAAGATTCGACAGCTACAAAACAAGATACCGAAGAATTTTCATTTTAA
- a CDS encoding gliding motility lipoprotein GldH: MRIKSSFLILLIAVLLISCDKKRVFDEYKSVGSAWHKDSIVSFDLPELDSTQRYDLFINLRDNNNYPYNNLFLIVTLEKPNGYTKVDTLEYEMAAPDGTLLGEGFTDIKESKLFYKEGVRFRGKYKVNIKQAVRESGKVPGVTQLEGITEIGLRIEKKE, encoded by the coding sequence ATGAGAATAAAAAGTAGTTTTTTAATTCTTCTTATTGCGGTACTTCTTATCTCCTGTGACAAAAAGAGAGTTTTTGATGAATACAAATCGGTAGGAAGCGCTTGGCATAAAGATAGTATTGTTTCTTTTGATTTGCCTGAATTGGATTCGACACAACGTTACGATTTGTTTATTAATCTAAGAGACAACAACAATTATCCTTACAATAATTTATTTTTGATTGTTACTTTAGAAAAACCGAATGGCTATACCAAAGTAGATACCTTAGAGTACGAAATGGCAGCGCCAGATGGCACTTTATTAGGGGAAGGTTTTACTGATATAAAAGAAAGTAAATTGTTTTATAAAGAAGGAGTTCGATTTCGCGGAAAATACAAAGTCAATATAAAGCAAGCGGTGAGAGAATCTGGTAAAGTGCCTGGAGTGACACAACTAGAAGGTATTACCGAAATTGGATTAAGAATAGAAAAAAAAGAATAG